One Halichondria panicea chromosome 6, odHalPani1.1, whole genome shotgun sequence genomic window carries:
- the LOC135336931 gene encoding uncharacterized protein LOC135336931 isoform X1: MEECWYLTILFLLQYFNKFIVMEACLLSPPEPVVGFSGQRISLNCSLCTGSITVFWIVDGMDSISLADTQLMAQNELFQVSPSVLNSRLSFTAISESNHTIQCVVYGPDRMIERSDPITIPVQGALSSPPNFHVNTTIFRNIHIINLMWDPPPSLVTVSLYSVAVRINSSFELILIHQPLYEYKYNYSGCEDMEVEFGVRADNPAGAGNFSNMTVLIAGCVITPSTTLRNTVVKFTSAINSTQNSLRFTFTVPIASTIDTTRDYDLGLVAYICAPVTAIVTTILMIISIMVWKWRQYQSKQQTVEHPPECIPTCKNSAYGEVQLIVKNEAYASLPGTQHIYETIK; encoded by the exons ATGGAAGAGTGCTGGTACCTGACCATACTTTTTCTTCTACAATACTTTAACAAGTTCATTGTGATGGAAGCAT GTCTTTTATCCCCCCCTGAGCCTGTAGTGGGATTTTCTGGACAAAGAATATCCTTAAACTGTTCTCTTTGCACTGGCAGTATCACTGTTTTTTGGATTGTGGATGGCATGGATTCAATTAGTTTGGCAGACACCCAATTAATGGCTCAAAATGAATTATTTCAAGTATCACCTAGTGTACTGAATAGTCGTTTGTCATTTACTGCAATTTCTGAGTCTAACCACACCATTCAATGTGTGGTTTATGGACCTGATCGAATGATCGAGCGGAGTGACCCAATAACAATACCAGTACAAG gtgcaCTGAGTTCTCCTCCTAACTTTCATGTGAATACGACGATATTTCGCAATATTCACATCATCAATCTTATGTGGGATCCACCCCCTAGTCTGGTCACTGTATCTCTTTACAGTGTTGCAGTTCGTATCAATAGTAGCTTTGAACTCATTTTAATACACCAACCTCTCTATGAATACAAGTACAACTATAGTGGTTGTGAAGACATGGAAGTTGAATTTGGCGTTCGTGCTGACAATCCTGCTGGTGCTGGAAATTTCTCAAACATGACTGTCCTCATAGCTGGTTGTGTTATTACACCAAGTACAACTTTAAGAAACACTGTTGTAAAATTCACCTCTGCAATCAATTCAACTCAAAACAGCCTTCGTTTCACTTTCACAGTGCCCATTGCTTCTACGATTGATACAACAAGAGATTATGATTTAG GTCTTGTGGCTTACATTTGTGCCCCTGTAACTGCAATAGTGA CTACTATTTTGATGATAATTTCCATTATGGTTTGGAAGTGGAGACAATATCAAAGCAAACAGCAGACGGTTGAGC ACCCCCCGGAGTGCATTCCAACCTGCAAGAACAGTGCTTATGGAGAAGTACAACTAATAGTGAAAAATGAAGCCTATGCTTCGTTGCCTGGCACGCAACACATTTatgaaaccatcaaataa
- the LOC135337564 gene encoding uncharacterized protein LOC135337564 — translation MGALLMVKAVAILAAMFQLLAFKNAESVECPVIDATWRNFSTPNCNGSNITNDFLICLQPSVHLNETQSAYGVCRLPLHFNGRIVSAMYCPPTSAQNQSCEIIGIRSNNSCYQVSNSNIFFRTSTIRREIEIFIEDVILSTSLTMIECIEEHFSSSGDTPIPLDTTSAIIYVELDDDTGASTADSTADSTADSTADSTSSSLTYPINWLLIIGGFCIAL, via the exons ATGGGAGCTCTTCTTATGGTAAAGGCTGTAGCCATACTTGCTGCAAtg TTCCAGCTACTTGCATTTAAAAATGCAGAAAGTGTTGAATGTCCAGTAATAGATGCAACGTGGAGAAACTTCAGCACGCCCAACTGTAATGGCTCCAACATCACCAATG ATTTCCTCATTTGTTTACAACCGAGTGTTCATCTTAATGAAACCCAGTCAGCCTATGGTGTCTGCAGGCTACCACTGCATTTTAATGGGAGAATTGTGTCAGCAATGTATTGTCCTCCGACTAGTGCACAAAATCAGAGTTGCGAAATAATTGGTATACGAAGTAACAATAGTTGCTACCAAGTATCGAACTCAAATATTTTTTTTAGAACATCAACTATTAGAAGAGAAATTGAGATTTTTATCGAAGACGTGATTTTAAGTACAAGCCTAACTATGATTGAATGCATTGAAGAACATTTTTCATCATCAGGAGATACTCCAATTCCTTTGGATACAACATCTGCTATTATCTATGTAGAGCTAGATGATGACACag gtgcatCTACTGCCGATTCTACTGCCGATTCTACTGCCGATTCTACTGCCGATTCTACATCATCATCTTTAACCTACCCTATTAACTGGCTGTTAATTATTGGAGGTTTTTGTATTGCTCTATAG
- the LOC135336932 gene encoding uncharacterized protein LOC135336932: protein MSKFSLLCFMLIYLSMIDLTAAEHECYVTQKPTVNMDFQNLQQASISIKMICTNLINLLWIVDDKDTISTTEYLHAVVSIHVEESLQGENAIESKLMFIPAPNERHTIYFKALYEADNNERRIYRSESVTVKLLQNKLSAPRFTFYDDSITISFASQSRNMHLEIEATDKTRTQGDFDWICKPKKSKMPVNLSNTTKQSGRHVLFLDFCEPNGTFSLMHSTGVDVELPSVITYLSSAAQHRTLLTHWLLQVMVLVLHIAYFEFW from the exons ATGAGCAAGTTTTCTCTACTTTGCTTCATGTTAATCTACTTGTCAATGATTGACCTTACTGCAGCTGAACATGAGT GTTATGTGACTCAAAAACCCACTGTCAATATGGATTTTCAAAACCTGCAGCAAGCATCCATATCTATAAAAATGATTTGTACCAACCTTATAAACTTGCTATGGATAGTAGATGACAAAGATACAATATCTACGACAGAATATCTACATGCTGTGGTcagcatacatgtagaggAAAGTCTTCAAGGCGAGAACGCAATTGAAAGCAAGCTCATGTTCATACCAGCTCCAAATGAAAGACACACTATATACTTTAAAGCACTATACGAGGCAGACAATAATGAACGGAGAATATACCGCAGTGAGTCCGTCACTGTTAAACTCTTACAAA ATAAGTTGAGTGCTCCAAGATTTACATTTTATGACGATTCCATCACGATATCGTTTGCCAGTCAATCAAGAAATATGCACCTAGAAATTGAGGCCACTGACAAAACTCGTACTCAGGGTGATTTTGACTGGATATGCAAACCAAAAAAATCTAAAATGCCGGTTAACCTGAGCAACACAACTAAACAATCTGGGAGGCATGTCCTTTTCCTTGACTTCTGTGAGCCTAACGGGACGTTTTCTCTAATGCATAGTACAGGTGTTGACGTCGAACTCCCGTCAGTGATAACATATCTGTCTAGTGCTGCTCAACACC GTACGCTGCTCACACATTGGTTGCTACAGGTGATGGTACTAGTCCTTCACATTGCCTATTTCGAATTCTGGTAA